Proteins from a genomic interval of Stenotrophomonas maltophilia:
- a CDS encoding DUF6776 family protein, producing the protein MTNRPPMRVQVRLPGAPQPPADRRRLLVIGGIWLLSLVLAVLGGCWMATPRDAQGQRLQAAEKRAETLQVQLTELRQKQATLEASDRISRAANTEVQSSLAERDEEIAGLRADVAFYERLVGSTSQRKGLNTHSIEFSPEAAGTWQYTAVLTQNLNRGAISQGQMRFTVEGVKNGKLATISWDDLHQRSKVPGQDYSFRYFQQITGSVMLPADFTPQRVRVTLGSGTGGTTQVFDWKQAGAPASKGE; encoded by the coding sequence ATGACCAACCGTCCTCCCATGCGTGTGCAGGTCCGCCTGCCCGGTGCGCCGCAACCGCCGGCCGACCGTCGCCGCCTGCTGGTGATCGGCGGCATCTGGCTGCTCAGCCTGGTGCTGGCCGTGCTGGGTGGCTGCTGGATGGCCACGCCGCGCGATGCACAGGGCCAGCGCCTGCAGGCCGCCGAGAAGCGCGCCGAGACGCTGCAGGTGCAGCTGACCGAACTGCGCCAGAAGCAGGCCACGCTGGAAGCCTCCGACCGCATCAGCCGCGCCGCCAACACCGAGGTGCAGTCCTCGCTGGCCGAGCGCGATGAGGAAATCGCCGGCCTGCGTGCCGACGTTGCCTTCTATGAGCGCCTGGTGGGTTCGACCAGCCAGCGCAAGGGCCTGAACACCCATTCGATCGAGTTCAGCCCGGAAGCGGCCGGCACCTGGCAGTACACCGCCGTGCTGACCCAGAACCTCAACCGCGGCGCCATCAGCCAGGGGCAGATGCGTTTCACCGTGGAAGGCGTGAAGAACGGCAAGCTGGCCACGATCAGCTGGGATGATCTGCACCAGCGCAGCAAGGTACCGGGACAGGATTACTCGTTCCGGTACTTCCAGCAGATCACCGGCAGCGTGATGCTGCCGGCTGACTTCACCCCGCAACGCGTGCGGGTGACATTGGGGAGTGGTACGGGGGGTACCACCCAGGTATTCGACTGGAAACAGGCCGGTGCGCCGGCCAGCAAAGGGGAGTA
- a CDS encoding DUF4126 domain-containing protein yields MTEAHLFVIGILLAWLAGIRVYLTVFGVGLAGLLGWVDLPPALQATESWWVLGTSAALAVTEFFADKIPGVDSAWDLVQTLARVPAGAFLAAATLSPDGQLGTGALAAGAGVALASHGLKAGTRALLNTSPEPASNWVASAAEDTVVIGGLALALAHPWIALIVVLACSLAGALLVWLVWRALWKGVRWLARTAAPDSPRQTGTG; encoded by the coding sequence ATGACCGAAGCCCACCTGTTCGTGATCGGCATCCTGCTGGCCTGGCTGGCCGGCATCCGCGTCTACCTCACGGTGTTCGGCGTCGGCCTGGCCGGCCTGCTCGGCTGGGTCGACCTGCCACCGGCCCTGCAGGCCACTGAGTCGTGGTGGGTGCTGGGCACCTCGGCGGCGCTGGCGGTGACCGAATTCTTCGCCGACAAGATTCCCGGCGTCGACTCGGCGTGGGATCTGGTGCAGACCCTGGCACGCGTGCCTGCGGGTGCCTTCCTCGCCGCGGCCACACTGTCGCCGGACGGGCAGCTGGGCACCGGAGCACTCGCTGCCGGTGCAGGTGTTGCGCTGGCCAGCCATGGCTTGAAAGCCGGCACCCGTGCCCTGCTCAACACGTCGCCGGAGCCGGCCAGCAACTGGGTCGCCTCCGCCGCCGAGGACACCGTGGTGATCGGCGGCCTGGCCCTGGCTCTGGCACACCCGTGGATCGCGCTGATCGTGGTGCTGGCCTGCAGCCTGGCCGGCGCACTGCTGGTGTGGCTGGTCTGGCGCGCCCTCTGGAAGGGCGTGCGCTGGCTGGCACGCACCGCAGCGCCCGACAGTCCACGCCAGACCGGTACCGGTTGA